A stretch of Drosophila subpulchrella strain 33 F10 #4 breed RU33 unplaced genomic scaffold, RU_Dsub_v1.1 Primary Assembly Seq55, whole genome shotgun sequence DNA encodes these proteins:
- the LOC119562532 gene encoding uncharacterized protein LOC119562532 isoform X1 → MDELKCIDNKEIFIEVLHLAIDYLIGNINKQQTLRSSHKFGFQNAHDFLLVTQRISNYYKDLSLVKLTFTPFSCFTSEMSGLVPIVLAARQSEITKHLQQNYSKTESIIESFEWDTSFIFGDSSFGGNIKQITTLNLRFSNLKFQNRLVFEMNNEKLNDIINLLENVLLASKTAY, encoded by the exons atGGATGAGTTAAAATGTATCgataataaagaaatatttattgag GTTCTTCATTTGGCTATAGATTACCTGATTGGAAACATTAATAAACAACAAACTCTTCGTTCGTCACACAAATTTGGATTTCAAAATGCTCATGATTTTCTGTTGGTGACCCAAAGGATCTCAAATTACTACAAGGATTTGAGCTTAGTTAAATTAACTTTTACCCCATTTTCTTGCTTCACTTCTGAAATGAGCGGACTTGTACCTATTGTACTGGCAGCTCGTCAGTCGGAAATAACAAAGCATCTTCAGCAAAATTACTCCAAAACTGAGAGTATCATAGAATCTTTCGAATGGGATACAAGCTTTATATTTGGAGATAGCAGCTTTGGTGGAAACATTAAACAAATAACAACCCTAAACTTGCGGTTCAGTAACTTAAAGTTTCAAAATAGACTGGTTTTCGAAATGAATAATGAAAAACTAAATGATATCATTAATTTACTGGAAAATGTTTTGTTGGCAAGCAAAACAGCTTATTAA
- the LOC119562532 gene encoding uncharacterized protein LOC119562532 isoform X2 — MSGLVPIVLAARQSEITKHLQQNYSKTESIIESFEWDTSFIFGDSSFGGNIKQITTLNLRFSNLKFQNRLVFEMNNEKLNDIINLLENVLLASKTAY; from the coding sequence ATGAGCGGACTTGTACCTATTGTACTGGCAGCTCGTCAGTCGGAAATAACAAAGCATCTTCAGCAAAATTACTCCAAAACTGAGAGTATCATAGAATCTTTCGAATGGGATACAAGCTTTATATTTGGAGATAGCAGCTTTGGTGGAAACATTAAACAAATAACAACCCTAAACTTGCGGTTCAGTAACTTAAAGTTTCAAAATAGACTGGTTTTCGAAATGAATAATGAAAAACTAAATGATATCATTAATTTACTGGAAAATGTTTTGTTGGCAAGCAAAACAGCTTATTAA